The sequence below is a genomic window from Roseovarius nanhaiticus.
TTTCCATGCCCAGCGCCGTCAACCTTTCGTGACGCGGCGATGCGACACGGTTCAGGATCACGCCCGCAAAGGGGAGATCCGGGTTATACATCCGAAACCCCAGCGCCGCCGCAGCCGCCGATTGCGCCTGCCCGCTAACGTCGACCACCAGCACCACGGGCCAGCCTAAGCGCTGCGCCGTCTCGGCGCTGGTGCCGTAGCCGCTCTGCCCACGCGTAGCGACGCCATCATAAAGTCCCATCGACCCCTCGGCGACGCAGATTTCCGCGCTCTCCGCCTGCGCCGCGATGGCGTTCAGCAGCGCGTCACCCATCGCCCATGTATCGAGATTGAAGGACGCCCGCCCGGCGGCCGCCAGATGAAAGGCGGGATCAATGTAATCCGGCCCGGACTTGAAGGGCTGCACCCGCATCCCGTCCTCTGCCAGCGCGCGCAAGAGGCCCAGCGTCACTGTGGTCTTGCCGGTTCCCGAAGAGGGCGCCGAGATCATTATGCCGGGTGCATTATTCATCCTTGTCACTCCAGTTTGCCCAAGGGCTGCCCGCGCTTTGCGGCCTGTAGCGCCGGTCGTAATCCTTGGCGTATAGGCAGCTTTCTGCGAACCCCTCGCCCCCCAGCGCAGGTCCGACAAGGATCAGCGCAGTACGCGTGATGCCCGCCTCCATCCGCCCGGCAATATTGCCCAGCGTGCCGCGAATAATCCGCTCGTCCGGCCATGAGGCGCGGAATACGATGGCGACGGGGCAATCAGCACCATAGGCGGGCGTCAGGCTGCCCATCACGTGATCCAGATTCTGGATCGACAGGTGAATGGCCAATGTCGCGCCGGTGGCGGCGAAATTCGCCAGCGTCTCGCCCTCGGGCATCGAGGAGGCGCGCCCCGGCGTGCGGGTAAGCACCACCGATTGCGCAAGGCCCGGAAGCGTCAGCTCGGCCCCCAGCGCAGCGGCGGCGGCGGCAAAGGATGGCACGCCCGGCGTAACGGACATGGGAATATCCAGATCGCGCAGGCGGCGCATCTGCTCGCCCATGGCCGACCAGACCGAAAGATCGCCGGAATGGAGGCGGGCAACGTCCTGGCCTGCCGCGTGTGCGCGCTGCATCTCGGAAATGATCGCATCCAGATCCATCGGCGCCGTGTTGACGATACGCGCGCCGTCGGAGCAGTAACTCAGGATCTGTTCCGGCACCAACGATCCGGCGTAAAGGCAAACAGGGCAGGACGCGATCAGATCGCGCCCCCGCAGCGTCAAAAGGTCCGGCGCGCCGGGGCCGGCGCCGATGAAATGAATGGTCAAGGTCCGTCTCCTTCTGCCATGGCGCAGGTGGCCATGCGATCGGGTGAAATCTGCCGCGCCGAGATCAGCCGCGCGCCGGGGCCGGCGGCGGCCAGCGCCGCTGCCTCGGCCACGCTGCCGGTGCCGTGGGCTGCATGTGATGCTGGCGAGTAAGTGTAGGTTTTTTGCGCCTCTAGTAACCCGAGCGGTACGGCATGGATCGGCACGCCCAGTTCCTCGGCCAATCTACGCAATCCCGCGCTCTTCTCTTTGCCCATCGCCGTGGCGATCAGATCGGGCGCCGCGCCACAAGCCGCCAACGCCGCGCGCAGGCTGTCCGTATCGGCGCTGCCGCGAAATCCGAACCCCGCGGCGATCATCGAACCGCGCTCAACTGCACCACCGGATAGCTGGATTTCCAGCAGGTCCTGCCTCCCAACGGCGTCGCTTGCGCCAATTCGATCCGCAGCAGATCGCCACCCAAGCGGGCGCGTGCCTCGGTCAGCAGCGCCTCGCTTTCCAGCGTCACGGCATTGGCGACGATCCGCACGCCGCGCGGCAGATGCGCCTCCAGCCAGTCCAGCAGCGCCTGCGACAGCCCGCCGCCAATGAATACCGCATCGGGCAAAGGCCGACCGACCAACGCTTCGGGCGCCGCGCCCTGCACCACGGTCAGGCGGTCCACACCCAGCCGCGCCGCGTTTTGCGCGATCCGCGCGGCGCGAT
It includes:
- the cobM gene encoding precorrin-4 C(11)-methyltransferase, whose amino-acid sequence is MTIHFIGAGPGAPDLLTLRGRDLIASCPVCLYAGSLVPEQILSYCSDGARIVNTAPMDLDAIISEMQRAHAAGQDVARLHSGDLSVWSAMGEQMRRLRDLDIPMSVTPGVPSFAAAAAALGAELTLPGLAQSVVLTRTPGRASSMPEGETLANFAATGATLAIHLSIQNLDHVMGSLTPAYGADCPVAIVFRASWPDERIIRGTLGNIAGRMEAGITRTALILVGPALGGEGFAESCLYAKDYDRRYRPQSAGSPWANWSDKDE
- a CDS encoding cobalamin biosynthesis protein encodes the protein MIAAGFGFRGSADTDSLRAALAACGAAPDLIATAMGKEKSAGLRRLAEELGVPIHAVPLGLLEAQKTYTYSPASHAAHGTGSVAEAAALAAAGPGARLISARQISPDRMATCAMAEGDGP